One window of the Hippocampus zosterae strain Florida chromosome 8, ASM2543408v3, whole genome shotgun sequence genome contains the following:
- the LOC127605853 gene encoding fizzy-related protein homolog isoform X2, whose product MYTTVLTVLYCVSPASGFSRVMFVVRSLLNFKMDPQYEYRLLRQINHQNDNRSPTNTAPPAASPIMSPSKLGDRFIPTRVGAKWDINFHRLSENEKSANQTKKAKEPSTDIVKDGLTYTALLKNELLGAGIERIQDPQTEDSHLLLLTPEKRRLFTYTLELKRGSPASDTNLSPYSLSPVSNKSQKLLRSPRKPTRKIPKIPFKVLDAPELQDDFYLNLVDWSSLNVLSVGLGTCVYLWSACTSQVTRLCDLSVEGDSVTSVGWSERGNLVAVGTQKGYVQIWDAGGGKKLSTLEGHSARVGALAWNADQLSSGSRDRMILQRDIRTPPLQSERRLHGHRQEVCGLKWSTDNQLLASGGNDNKLLVWNHSSLSPVQAYTNHLAAVKAIAWSPHQHGLLASGGGTADRCIRFWNTLTSQPLQCVDTGSQVCNLAWSKHTNELVSTHGYSQNQILVWKYPSLTQVAKLTGHSYRVLYLAMSPDGEAIVTGAGDETLRFWNVFSKTRSTKESVSVRKGGVIERVLFAFAQKEGPLYHFTRYTVSSLTSRKPPRHTMAK is encoded by the exons atgtacacTACAGTACTGACAGTTCTGTACTGTGTATCTCCCGCATCTGGATTTTCCAGGGTAATGTTTGTCGTTCG TTCTCTCTTGAACTTCAAAATGGATCCACAATATGAATACCGCCTTCTGCGCCAAATCAACCATCAAAATGACAACAGGAGCCCTACT AACACAGCACCTCCTGCTGCTTCCCCAATAATGTCTCCCAGTAAGCTCGGAGACAGGTTTATTCCCACTAGAGTGGGCGCCAAATGGGATATCAACTTCCACAGGCTCAGT GAAAATGAGAAGTCAGCAAATCAAACCAAGAAAGCCAAGGAACCATCTACTGATATTGTTAAAG ATGGTTTGACATACACTGCTCTGCTGAAAAATGAGCTTCTGGGGGCAGGGATAGAGAGGATCCAGGACCCTCAGACGGAAGACAGTCATTTGCTGCTCTTGACACCTGAAAAGCGGAGACTCTTCACT TACACACTTGAGCTCAAAAGAGGATCACCAGCCAGCGACACTAACCTCTCTCCATACTCATTATCACCTGTCAGCAACAAAAG TCAGAAACTGCTGCGATCACCTAGAAAGCCAACCAGAAAGATTCCTAAGATCCCCTTCAAAGTCTTGGATGCACCGGAGCTGCAGGATGACTTTTACCTTAATTTGGTGGACTGGTCGTCTCTTAATGTGCTCAGCGTCGGCCTGGGAACATGCGTTTACTTGTGGAGTGCCTGTACCAGTCAG GTAACAAGGCTGTGTGATCTATCCGTGGAGGGGGACTCGGTCACATCAGTCGGATGGTCTGAGAGG GGCAACCTGGTAGCGGTGGGGACTCAGAAGGGCTACGTTCAGATCTGGGATGCTGGCGGCGGAAAGAAACTCTCCACCCTGGAAGGACACTCAGCCAGAGTCG GAGCGCTAGCTTGGAATGCTGATCAACTTTCCTCGGGCAGCCGCGATCGAATGATTCTTCAGAGGGACATTCGAACTCCTCCGCTTCAGTCGGAGCGACGGCTTCATGGCCATAGGCAGGAAGTGTGCGGCTTGAAGTGGAGCACTGACAATCAGCTGCTCGCTTCTGGCGGCAATGACAATAAG TTGCTGGTTTGGAATCACTCCTCACTGAGCCCTGTGCAAGCTTACACAAATCATCTGGCTGCGGTGAAGGCCATCGCCTGGTCACCACACCAGCATGGCCTGCTGGCCTCTGGAGGCGGCACGGCCGACCGCTGCATTCGCTTCTGGAATACGCTGACATCGCAGCCTCTGCAGTGTGTGGACACAGGCTCACAGGTCTGCAACCTGGCTTGGTCCAAGCACACAAATGAATTA GTGAGCACTCACGGCTACTCTCAAAACCAGATCTTGGTGTGGAAATATCCATCACTCACTCAAGTGGCCAAACTCACAGGGCACTCCTACAGAGTCCTCTACCTT GCTATGTCCCCGGACGGTGAAGCGATTGTAACAGGAGCTGGAGATGAGACGCTTCGCTTTTGGAATGTATTCAGTAAAACAAGATCCACAAAG
- the LOC127605853 gene encoding fizzy-related protein homolog isoform X5, with amino-acid sequence MYTTVLTVLYCVSPASGFSRVMFVVRSLLNFKMDPQYEYRLLRQINHQNDNRSPTNTAPPAASPIMSPSKLGDRFIPTRVGAKWDINFHRLSENEKSANQTKKAKEPSTDIVKDGLTYTALLKNELLGAGIERIQDPQTEDSHLLLLTPEKRRLFTYTLELKRGSPASDTNLSPYSLSPVSNKSQKLLRSPRKPTRKIPKIPFKVLDAPELQDDFYLNLVDWSSLNVLSVGLGTCVYLWSACTSQVTRLCDLSVEGDSVTSVGWSERGNLVAVGTQKGYVQIWDAGGGKKLSTLEGHSARVGALAWNADQLSSGSRDRMILQRDIRTPPLQSERRLHGHRQEVCGLKWSTDNQLLASGGNDNKLLVWNHSSLSPVQAYTNHLAAVKAIAWSPHQHGLLASGGGTADRCIRFWNTLTSQPLQCVDTGSQVCNLAWSKHTNELVSTHGYSQNQILVWKYPSLTQVAKLTGHSYRVLYLAMSPDGEAIVTGAGDETLRFWNVFSKTRSTKESVSVLNLFTRIR; translated from the exons atgtacacTACAGTACTGACAGTTCTGTACTGTGTATCTCCCGCATCTGGATTTTCCAGGGTAATGTTTGTCGTTCG TTCTCTCTTGAACTTCAAAATGGATCCACAATATGAATACCGCCTTCTGCGCCAAATCAACCATCAAAATGACAACAGGAGCCCTACT AACACAGCACCTCCTGCTGCTTCCCCAATAATGTCTCCCAGTAAGCTCGGAGACAGGTTTATTCCCACTAGAGTGGGCGCCAAATGGGATATCAACTTCCACAGGCTCAGT GAAAATGAGAAGTCAGCAAATCAAACCAAGAAAGCCAAGGAACCATCTACTGATATTGTTAAAG ATGGTTTGACATACACTGCTCTGCTGAAAAATGAGCTTCTGGGGGCAGGGATAGAGAGGATCCAGGACCCTCAGACGGAAGACAGTCATTTGCTGCTCTTGACACCTGAAAAGCGGAGACTCTTCACT TACACACTTGAGCTCAAAAGAGGATCACCAGCCAGCGACACTAACCTCTCTCCATACTCATTATCACCTGTCAGCAACAAAAG TCAGAAACTGCTGCGATCACCTAGAAAGCCAACCAGAAAGATTCCTAAGATCCCCTTCAAAGTCTTGGATGCACCGGAGCTGCAGGATGACTTTTACCTTAATTTGGTGGACTGGTCGTCTCTTAATGTGCTCAGCGTCGGCCTGGGAACATGCGTTTACTTGTGGAGTGCCTGTACCAGTCAG GTAACAAGGCTGTGTGATCTATCCGTGGAGGGGGACTCGGTCACATCAGTCGGATGGTCTGAGAGG GGCAACCTGGTAGCGGTGGGGACTCAGAAGGGCTACGTTCAGATCTGGGATGCTGGCGGCGGAAAGAAACTCTCCACCCTGGAAGGACACTCAGCCAGAGTCG GAGCGCTAGCTTGGAATGCTGATCAACTTTCCTCGGGCAGCCGCGATCGAATGATTCTTCAGAGGGACATTCGAACTCCTCCGCTTCAGTCGGAGCGACGGCTTCATGGCCATAGGCAGGAAGTGTGCGGCTTGAAGTGGAGCACTGACAATCAGCTGCTCGCTTCTGGCGGCAATGACAATAAG TTGCTGGTTTGGAATCACTCCTCACTGAGCCCTGTGCAAGCTTACACAAATCATCTGGCTGCGGTGAAGGCCATCGCCTGGTCACCACACCAGCATGGCCTGCTGGCCTCTGGAGGCGGCACGGCCGACCGCTGCATTCGCTTCTGGAATACGCTGACATCGCAGCCTCTGCAGTGTGTGGACACAGGCTCACAGGTCTGCAACCTGGCTTGGTCCAAGCACACAAATGAATTA GTGAGCACTCACGGCTACTCTCAAAACCAGATCTTGGTGTGGAAATATCCATCACTCACTCAAGTGGCCAAACTCACAGGGCACTCCTACAGAGTCCTCTACCTT GCTATGTCCCCGGACGGTGAAGCGATTGTAACAGGAGCTGGAGATGAGACGCTTCGCTTTTGGAATGTATTCAGTAAAACAAGATCCACAAAG GAATCTGTGTCAGTACTTAATCTGTTTACCAGGATTCGGTga
- the LOC127605853 gene encoding fizzy-related protein homolog isoform X1 — MYTTVLTVLYCVSPASGFSRVMFVVRSLLNFKMDPQYEYRLLRQINHQNDNRSPTNTAPPAASPIMSPSKLGDRFIPTRVGAKWDINFHRLSENEKSANQTKKAKEPSTDIVKADGLTYTALLKNELLGAGIERIQDPQTEDSHLLLLTPEKRRLFTYTLELKRGSPASDTNLSPYSLSPVSNKSQKLLRSPRKPTRKIPKIPFKVLDAPELQDDFYLNLVDWSSLNVLSVGLGTCVYLWSACTSQVTRLCDLSVEGDSVTSVGWSERGNLVAVGTQKGYVQIWDAGGGKKLSTLEGHSARVGALAWNADQLSSGSRDRMILQRDIRTPPLQSERRLHGHRQEVCGLKWSTDNQLLASGGNDNKLLVWNHSSLSPVQAYTNHLAAVKAIAWSPHQHGLLASGGGTADRCIRFWNTLTSQPLQCVDTGSQVCNLAWSKHTNELVSTHGYSQNQILVWKYPSLTQVAKLTGHSYRVLYLAMSPDGEAIVTGAGDETLRFWNVFSKTRSTKESVSVRKGGVIERVLFAFAQKEGPLYHFTRYTVSSLTSRKPPRHTMAK; from the exons atgtacacTACAGTACTGACAGTTCTGTACTGTGTATCTCCCGCATCTGGATTTTCCAGGGTAATGTTTGTCGTTCG TTCTCTCTTGAACTTCAAAATGGATCCACAATATGAATACCGCCTTCTGCGCCAAATCAACCATCAAAATGACAACAGGAGCCCTACT AACACAGCACCTCCTGCTGCTTCCCCAATAATGTCTCCCAGTAAGCTCGGAGACAGGTTTATTCCCACTAGAGTGGGCGCCAAATGGGATATCAACTTCCACAGGCTCAGT GAAAATGAGAAGTCAGCAAATCAAACCAAGAAAGCCAAGGAACCATCTACTGATATTGTTAAAG CAGATGGTTTGACATACACTGCTCTGCTGAAAAATGAGCTTCTGGGGGCAGGGATAGAGAGGATCCAGGACCCTCAGACGGAAGACAGTCATTTGCTGCTCTTGACACCTGAAAAGCGGAGACTCTTCACT TACACACTTGAGCTCAAAAGAGGATCACCAGCCAGCGACACTAACCTCTCTCCATACTCATTATCACCTGTCAGCAACAAAAG TCAGAAACTGCTGCGATCACCTAGAAAGCCAACCAGAAAGATTCCTAAGATCCCCTTCAAAGTCTTGGATGCACCGGAGCTGCAGGATGACTTTTACCTTAATTTGGTGGACTGGTCGTCTCTTAATGTGCTCAGCGTCGGCCTGGGAACATGCGTTTACTTGTGGAGTGCCTGTACCAGTCAG GTAACAAGGCTGTGTGATCTATCCGTGGAGGGGGACTCGGTCACATCAGTCGGATGGTCTGAGAGG GGCAACCTGGTAGCGGTGGGGACTCAGAAGGGCTACGTTCAGATCTGGGATGCTGGCGGCGGAAAGAAACTCTCCACCCTGGAAGGACACTCAGCCAGAGTCG GAGCGCTAGCTTGGAATGCTGATCAACTTTCCTCGGGCAGCCGCGATCGAATGATTCTTCAGAGGGACATTCGAACTCCTCCGCTTCAGTCGGAGCGACGGCTTCATGGCCATAGGCAGGAAGTGTGCGGCTTGAAGTGGAGCACTGACAATCAGCTGCTCGCTTCTGGCGGCAATGACAATAAG TTGCTGGTTTGGAATCACTCCTCACTGAGCCCTGTGCAAGCTTACACAAATCATCTGGCTGCGGTGAAGGCCATCGCCTGGTCACCACACCAGCATGGCCTGCTGGCCTCTGGAGGCGGCACGGCCGACCGCTGCATTCGCTTCTGGAATACGCTGACATCGCAGCCTCTGCAGTGTGTGGACACAGGCTCACAGGTCTGCAACCTGGCTTGGTCCAAGCACACAAATGAATTA GTGAGCACTCACGGCTACTCTCAAAACCAGATCTTGGTGTGGAAATATCCATCACTCACTCAAGTGGCCAAACTCACAGGGCACTCCTACAGAGTCCTCTACCTT GCTATGTCCCCGGACGGTGAAGCGATTGTAACAGGAGCTGGAGATGAGACGCTTCGCTTTTGGAATGTATTCAGTAAAACAAGATCCACAAAG
- the LOC127605853 gene encoding fizzy-related protein homolog isoform X4 — protein sequence MYTTVLTVLYCVSPASGFSRVMFVVRSLLNFKMDPQYEYRLLRQINHQNDNRSPTNTAPPAASPIMSPSKLGDRFIPTRVGAKWDINFHRLSENEKSANQTKKAKEPSTDIVKADGLTYTALLKNELLGAGIERIQDPQTEDSHLLLLTPEKRRLFTYTLELKRGSPASDTNLSPYSLSPVSNKSQKLLRSPRKPTRKIPKIPFKVLDAPELQDDFYLNLVDWSSLNVLSVGLGTCVYLWSACTSQVTRLCDLSVEGDSVTSVGWSERGNLVAVGTQKGYVQIWDAGGGKKLSTLEGHSARVGALAWNADQLSSGSRDRMILQRDIRTPPLQSERRLHGHRQEVCGLKWSTDNQLLASGGNDNKLLVWNHSSLSPVQAYTNHLAAVKAIAWSPHQHGLLASGGGTADRCIRFWNTLTSQPLQCVDTGSQVCNLAWSKHTNELVSTHGYSQNQILVWKYPSLTQVAKLTGHSYRVLYLAMSPDGEAIVTGAGDETLRFWNVFSKTRSTKESVSVLNLFTRIR from the exons atgtacacTACAGTACTGACAGTTCTGTACTGTGTATCTCCCGCATCTGGATTTTCCAGGGTAATGTTTGTCGTTCG TTCTCTCTTGAACTTCAAAATGGATCCACAATATGAATACCGCCTTCTGCGCCAAATCAACCATCAAAATGACAACAGGAGCCCTACT AACACAGCACCTCCTGCTGCTTCCCCAATAATGTCTCCCAGTAAGCTCGGAGACAGGTTTATTCCCACTAGAGTGGGCGCCAAATGGGATATCAACTTCCACAGGCTCAGT GAAAATGAGAAGTCAGCAAATCAAACCAAGAAAGCCAAGGAACCATCTACTGATATTGTTAAAG CAGATGGTTTGACATACACTGCTCTGCTGAAAAATGAGCTTCTGGGGGCAGGGATAGAGAGGATCCAGGACCCTCAGACGGAAGACAGTCATTTGCTGCTCTTGACACCTGAAAAGCGGAGACTCTTCACT TACACACTTGAGCTCAAAAGAGGATCACCAGCCAGCGACACTAACCTCTCTCCATACTCATTATCACCTGTCAGCAACAAAAG TCAGAAACTGCTGCGATCACCTAGAAAGCCAACCAGAAAGATTCCTAAGATCCCCTTCAAAGTCTTGGATGCACCGGAGCTGCAGGATGACTTTTACCTTAATTTGGTGGACTGGTCGTCTCTTAATGTGCTCAGCGTCGGCCTGGGAACATGCGTTTACTTGTGGAGTGCCTGTACCAGTCAG GTAACAAGGCTGTGTGATCTATCCGTGGAGGGGGACTCGGTCACATCAGTCGGATGGTCTGAGAGG GGCAACCTGGTAGCGGTGGGGACTCAGAAGGGCTACGTTCAGATCTGGGATGCTGGCGGCGGAAAGAAACTCTCCACCCTGGAAGGACACTCAGCCAGAGTCG GAGCGCTAGCTTGGAATGCTGATCAACTTTCCTCGGGCAGCCGCGATCGAATGATTCTTCAGAGGGACATTCGAACTCCTCCGCTTCAGTCGGAGCGACGGCTTCATGGCCATAGGCAGGAAGTGTGCGGCTTGAAGTGGAGCACTGACAATCAGCTGCTCGCTTCTGGCGGCAATGACAATAAG TTGCTGGTTTGGAATCACTCCTCACTGAGCCCTGTGCAAGCTTACACAAATCATCTGGCTGCGGTGAAGGCCATCGCCTGGTCACCACACCAGCATGGCCTGCTGGCCTCTGGAGGCGGCACGGCCGACCGCTGCATTCGCTTCTGGAATACGCTGACATCGCAGCCTCTGCAGTGTGTGGACACAGGCTCACAGGTCTGCAACCTGGCTTGGTCCAAGCACACAAATGAATTA GTGAGCACTCACGGCTACTCTCAAAACCAGATCTTGGTGTGGAAATATCCATCACTCACTCAAGTGGCCAAACTCACAGGGCACTCCTACAGAGTCCTCTACCTT GCTATGTCCCCGGACGGTGAAGCGATTGTAACAGGAGCTGGAGATGAGACGCTTCGCTTTTGGAATGTATTCAGTAAAACAAGATCCACAAAG GAATCTGTGTCAGTACTTAATCTGTTTACCAGGATTCGGTga
- the LOC127605853 gene encoding fizzy-related protein homolog isoform X3 — MDPQYEYRLLRQINHQNDNRSPTNTAPPAASPIMSPSKLGDRFIPTRVGAKWDINFHRLSENEKSANQTKKAKEPSTDIVKADGLTYTALLKNELLGAGIERIQDPQTEDSHLLLLTPEKRRLFTYTLELKRGSPASDTNLSPYSLSPVSNKSQKLLRSPRKPTRKIPKIPFKVLDAPELQDDFYLNLVDWSSLNVLSVGLGTCVYLWSACTSQVTRLCDLSVEGDSVTSVGWSERGNLVAVGTQKGYVQIWDAGGGKKLSTLEGHSARVGALAWNADQLSSGSRDRMILQRDIRTPPLQSERRLHGHRQEVCGLKWSTDNQLLASGGNDNKLLVWNHSSLSPVQAYTNHLAAVKAIAWSPHQHGLLASGGGTADRCIRFWNTLTSQPLQCVDTGSQVCNLAWSKHTNELVSTHGYSQNQILVWKYPSLTQVAKLTGHSYRVLYLAMSPDGEAIVTGAGDETLRFWNVFSKTRSTKESVSVRKGGVIERVLFAFAQKEGPLYHFTRYTVSSLTSRKPPRHTMAK; from the exons ATGGATCCACAATATGAATACCGCCTTCTGCGCCAAATCAACCATCAAAATGACAACAGGAGCCCTACT AACACAGCACCTCCTGCTGCTTCCCCAATAATGTCTCCCAGTAAGCTCGGAGACAGGTTTATTCCCACTAGAGTGGGCGCCAAATGGGATATCAACTTCCACAGGCTCAGT GAAAATGAGAAGTCAGCAAATCAAACCAAGAAAGCCAAGGAACCATCTACTGATATTGTTAAAG CAGATGGTTTGACATACACTGCTCTGCTGAAAAATGAGCTTCTGGGGGCAGGGATAGAGAGGATCCAGGACCCTCAGACGGAAGACAGTCATTTGCTGCTCTTGACACCTGAAAAGCGGAGACTCTTCACT TACACACTTGAGCTCAAAAGAGGATCACCAGCCAGCGACACTAACCTCTCTCCATACTCATTATCACCTGTCAGCAACAAAAG TCAGAAACTGCTGCGATCACCTAGAAAGCCAACCAGAAAGATTCCTAAGATCCCCTTCAAAGTCTTGGATGCACCGGAGCTGCAGGATGACTTTTACCTTAATTTGGTGGACTGGTCGTCTCTTAATGTGCTCAGCGTCGGCCTGGGAACATGCGTTTACTTGTGGAGTGCCTGTACCAGTCAG GTAACAAGGCTGTGTGATCTATCCGTGGAGGGGGACTCGGTCACATCAGTCGGATGGTCTGAGAGG GGCAACCTGGTAGCGGTGGGGACTCAGAAGGGCTACGTTCAGATCTGGGATGCTGGCGGCGGAAAGAAACTCTCCACCCTGGAAGGACACTCAGCCAGAGTCG GAGCGCTAGCTTGGAATGCTGATCAACTTTCCTCGGGCAGCCGCGATCGAATGATTCTTCAGAGGGACATTCGAACTCCTCCGCTTCAGTCGGAGCGACGGCTTCATGGCCATAGGCAGGAAGTGTGCGGCTTGAAGTGGAGCACTGACAATCAGCTGCTCGCTTCTGGCGGCAATGACAATAAG TTGCTGGTTTGGAATCACTCCTCACTGAGCCCTGTGCAAGCTTACACAAATCATCTGGCTGCGGTGAAGGCCATCGCCTGGTCACCACACCAGCATGGCCTGCTGGCCTCTGGAGGCGGCACGGCCGACCGCTGCATTCGCTTCTGGAATACGCTGACATCGCAGCCTCTGCAGTGTGTGGACACAGGCTCACAGGTCTGCAACCTGGCTTGGTCCAAGCACACAAATGAATTA GTGAGCACTCACGGCTACTCTCAAAACCAGATCTTGGTGTGGAAATATCCATCACTCACTCAAGTGGCCAAACTCACAGGGCACTCCTACAGAGTCCTCTACCTT GCTATGTCCCCGGACGGTGAAGCGATTGTAACAGGAGCTGGAGATGAGACGCTTCGCTTTTGGAATGTATTCAGTAAAACAAGATCCACAAAG